Proteins encoded together in one Nitrospirota bacterium window:
- the cadA gene encoding cadmium-translocating P-type ATPase, whose amino-acid sequence MESIHTGTRVEKVRKRRSTLHQEDGQGNRDAFSLLTNGSERDALSTLIPHHIPPRQKNGDHPSAPATTVEPVTTPAKLTDTLADTSVVHAIRGRVRLRVPALKTFPGLADPLQRLLRDQPGVIDVTVNDWCHSVTVVCDPSTWTSDRLCLWVQLLNPAEVISYKSANEPAAQAQASTDEAGNELWYSSAGICLVFLVQPLAAPLVPLLLLASALPMLKRAHRSLSEDGKLNVDVLDASATSLLVVQGAFPMAIFMVWLINVADVIRDLTMLRSKKAIEEILGFQNIEAWVVRDGQKIRVSVAEVQPGETVVVYPGERIAVDGTVLSGKALVDQAALTGESLPVEKEEGALVYAATVVREGKLYICAERIGSATEAAQILRLVEAAPARETKIQNYAVKWANDLVPYSFVGSAIGAVMGGGLPGAAAVLVVDYGTGIRIAAPTTVLSAMTKAIRNGILIKGGRALENLAEVDAVVFDKTGTLTTGHPDVLEVVPVNSSTVDEVLALAAAAERRLTHPVANAIVRAAEARQVTIPERTTSDYSLGLGVEAIVDNSVVLVGSPRFMTLRGLTLSPVVQDYISRFQQQAISPLCVAQDGSVIGLLAISDPVRPEARDVVQALRDRGIKHIVMLTGDHTDVARRIAAELGITEYLAEVFPGDKSEAVQRLQREGFKVAVVGDGVNDSPMLAYADVGIAVEGGTEAARETAPVVLLHGGLWKVPLAIDIGRETVALIKQNWNIIAIPNTIAAALACIALLGPIGATLLSNGSAIVATLNGLRPIMEQQPIKVVSPAREGAKLLPAPAAEKLVLAG is encoded by the coding sequence ATGGAATCGATTCACACTGGAACGCGAGTCGAGAAGGTTCGAAAAAGACGGAGTACATTACACCAGGAAGATGGCCAGGGGAACCGCGATGCCTTCTCTCTGCTCACGAATGGAAGTGAGCGAGATGCGCTCTCGACTCTGATACCTCATCACATACCACCGCGCCAGAAAAATGGGGATCACCCTTCTGCCCCGGCAACGACCGTTGAACCAGTCACAACGCCTGCGAAGCTGACTGATACGCTGGCTGATACCAGCGTGGTCCATGCCATTCGCGGGCGCGTTCGATTGCGCGTACCGGCGCTTAAAACCTTCCCCGGCTTGGCCGACCCGCTGCAGCGGCTTCTCAGGGACCAGCCCGGAGTGATCGACGTCACGGTGAACGATTGGTGTCACAGTGTGACGGTCGTCTGCGATCCCTCCACATGGACATCCGACAGGCTCTGCCTGTGGGTGCAATTACTCAATCCGGCAGAGGTCATATCGTACAAATCAGCGAATGAACCGGCAGCTCAGGCACAGGCCTCGACTGACGAGGCGGGCAATGAACTCTGGTATTCGAGCGCCGGCATCTGTCTGGTGTTCCTCGTCCAGCCGCTGGCGGCCCCGCTGGTGCCGCTGTTGCTTCTGGCCAGTGCTCTGCCGATGCTCAAGCGGGCCCATCGCTCGTTGTCCGAAGACGGCAAACTGAACGTCGATGTGCTGGATGCCTCCGCCACTTCGTTGCTCGTCGTGCAAGGCGCCTTCCCGATGGCGATCTTCATGGTCTGGCTCATCAACGTGGCGGACGTGATTCGAGACCTCACCATGCTGCGGTCGAAGAAGGCGATTGAGGAAATCCTCGGTTTCCAGAACATCGAGGCCTGGGTCGTGCGGGACGGACAAAAAATACGTGTCAGCGTGGCAGAGGTTCAACCCGGCGAGACAGTGGTGGTCTATCCGGGTGAGCGTATTGCCGTTGACGGGACCGTGCTCAGCGGCAAGGCCCTGGTGGACCAGGCTGCGCTCACCGGCGAATCGCTTCCGGTCGAGAAGGAAGAGGGTGCCCTCGTATACGCCGCCACGGTGGTTCGGGAAGGCAAACTCTATATCTGCGCCGAGCGGATCGGAAGCGCAACCGAGGCGGCTCAGATTCTGCGGCTCGTGGAAGCGGCGCCTGCTCGTGAGACCAAAATCCAGAATTACGCCGTCAAGTGGGCGAACGATCTCGTACCCTACAGCTTCGTGGGAAGCGCCATCGGAGCGGTGATGGGCGGCGGTCTCCCGGGCGCGGCTGCTGTCCTCGTCGTCGACTACGGAACCGGAATCAGGATTGCGGCCCCCACGACCGTGTTATCTGCCATGACGAAGGCGATCCGGAACGGAATTCTGATCAAAGGAGGGCGGGCTCTGGAAAACCTCGCGGAAGTGGATGCCGTGGTCTTCGACAAGACCGGCACCTTGACCACGGGGCATCCCGACGTCCTGGAAGTAGTGCCGGTCAATTCCAGCACAGTCGATGAAGTGCTGGCGCTGGCCGCTGCAGCGGAACGGCGGTTGACGCATCCTGTGGCGAACGCCATCGTCCGGGCAGCAGAGGCCAGACAGGTGACGATTCCGGAGCGGACGACATCGGATTACAGCCTGGGTCTCGGCGTCGAAGCGATCGTGGACAATTCGGTGGTTCTTGTGGGAAGTCCCAGGTTCATGACCCTTCGGGGGCTGACCCTGTCACCGGTAGTGCAGGACTACATCTCGAGATTCCAGCAACAGGCGATCTCTCCGCTCTGCGTGGCGCAGGATGGCTCAGTCATCGGATTACTGGCTATCTCCGACCCGGTGCGGCCCGAGGCACGGGATGTCGTCCAGGCGCTGAGGGATCGGGGAATCAAACATATTGTGATGCTCACCGGCGATCACACCGATGTCGCCAGGAGAATCGCCGCGGAGCTCGGAATCACCGAGTACCTGGCCGAAGTGTTTCCGGGAGACAAGTCTGAGGCAGTCCAACGCCTGCAACGGGAGGGCTTCAAAGTCGCGGTCGTCGGAGACGGGGTCAACGACTCGCCGATGCTGGCCTATGCCGATGTCGGTATTGCTGTCGAGGGAGGCACGGAGGCAGCGCGGGAAACGGCGCCGGTGGTACTCTTGCACGGGGGGCTCTGGAAGGTTCCCCTCGCGATCGACATCGGCCGCGAAACGGTCGCGTTGATCAAGCAGAATTGGAACATCATTGCGATTCCCAACACGATCGCAGCCGCGCTGGCCTGCATCGCCTTGCTCGGACCGATCGGGGCCACGCTGCTCAGTAACGGGTCGGCGATTGTCGCGACACTCAACGGCCTGCGTCCGATCATGGAGCAGCAGCCGATCAAGGTGGTCTCTCCGGCGCGTGAAGGCGCAAAACTCTTGCCTGCGCCTGCTGCCGAGAAGCTAGTCCTCGCGGGATGA
- a CDS encoding alginate export family protein translates to MTTRVELNAAALGALLLIAVHLGAQPAWAGETQAAVSSPEEQRTDRPSERRLGPLARRFQEIIFSDDLRLNVPQSPLHLDQMLHVPEWLHLGLDFRTRYEAYSQPVKKNETTGGAQFSERTDVNLEARYKPFKFHLEFLDARPLYNYGLTVSSRMENQNDVLQLYGSVGTDNFLESGLPAELQIGKFTQAFGKSRLIARSNYSNVPFSFVGAHWTLGPRKDWEVRAFVMRPVQNHQTSPDTVPSNTLFSGMSYLDQRMPWLHTELYVYYISQNEQVRGTTGINQDQSTQGQLADLYTPGFRLFKPEAKATFDYEIESSYQFGRSALKPGSPLLTTFAYFQHAEIGYTFALPWTPSIRFKYDYASGDNDPHDNQNGRFNPLFGTQNFPFTYTGIWSLFKRANISSPGYVASVEPLKDLHVIFKQRFWWLAQARDEFVGTGLQDQTGQAGKYVGSELDLRLAWTVSPNMVVEGGWLYLMKGSYYSNLLKQGIAGAPNDKNTDYVFLSLRLFF, encoded by the coding sequence TTGACGACACGCGTGGAATTGAACGCCGCTGCGCTGGGTGCCCTGTTACTTATTGCCGTTCATCTCGGTGCGCAACCAGCCTGGGCAGGTGAAACGCAGGCAGCCGTGTCGTCACCGGAGGAACAACGAACTGATCGTCCATCCGAGCGGCGTCTCGGACCGCTCGCGCGTCGATTTCAGGAGATTATCTTCTCGGACGATCTCCGACTCAACGTCCCGCAGTCTCCGCTCCATCTTGATCAGATGCTCCATGTCCCTGAATGGCTACACCTGGGTCTCGACTTTCGTACACGCTACGAAGCCTACAGCCAGCCGGTCAAGAAGAACGAAACGACCGGAGGCGCGCAGTTCTCTGAACGTACGGACGTGAACCTTGAGGCCCGCTACAAGCCGTTCAAGTTTCATCTGGAATTCCTCGACGCCCGCCCGCTCTACAACTACGGCCTCACGGTCAGCAGCCGGATGGAGAATCAGAACGATGTGCTCCAGCTCTACGGCAGCGTGGGGACAGACAATTTTCTCGAATCGGGCCTGCCGGCCGAGCTGCAGATCGGTAAGTTTACTCAAGCCTTTGGAAAGAGCCGGCTCATCGCCAGGAGCAACTACAGCAACGTCCCCTTTTCGTTTGTGGGCGCTCACTGGACGTTGGGACCACGCAAAGATTGGGAAGTCCGCGCATTTGTCATGCGCCCAGTCCAGAATCATCAGACGTCGCCGGACACCGTCCCCTCGAATACTCTGTTTAGCGGCATGTCCTATCTGGACCAGCGCATGCCCTGGCTCCATACCGAACTGTACGTCTATTACATATCGCAGAACGAGCAGGTACGGGGCACCACCGGCATCAATCAGGACCAGAGCACCCAAGGCCAACTGGCGGACCTCTATACCCCAGGCTTCCGGCTCTTCAAGCCGGAAGCCAAGGCCACCTTTGACTACGAAATCGAATCCTCCTACCAGTTCGGCCGATCGGCACTCAAGCCCGGCAGCCCTCTATTGACCACATTCGCGTACTTTCAGCATGCGGAGATCGGATATACGTTCGCGCTCCCCTGGACACCGTCGATCCGTTTCAAATACGACTACGCCAGCGGCGACAATGATCCTCACGACAATCAGAATGGGCGCTTCAATCCGCTCTTCGGCACACAAAACTTCCCCTTCACGTATACAGGGATTTGGTCGCTATTCAAACGAGCCAATATCAGCTCCCCCGGCTATGTCGCTTCCGTAGAGCCGCTGAAGGACCTCCATGTCATTTTCAAACAACGGTTCTGGTGGCTGGCCCAGGCTAGAGACGAATTTGTCGGAACCGGTTTGCAGGACCAGACCGGACAAGCCGGCAAGTATGTCGGGTCAGAACTCGACCTGCGCCTGGCCTGGACGGTCAGCCCCAATATGGTGGTTGAAGGAGGATGGCTGTATTTGATGAAAGGGAGCTATTACTCCAATCTCTTGAAGCAAGGCATCGCAGGCGCTCCCAACGACAAAAATACGGACTATGTATTCTTGTCGTTGCGGCTCTTTTTCTGA
- a CDS encoding type II toxin-antitoxin system RelE/ParE family toxin — protein sequence MKLLRFLGDSLTCLREFPEDARHDAGYQLDKVQRGEQPDDFKPMPSIGKGVEEIRTCDDTGTYRVVYTARRADAVFVLHAFQKKTQTTAKRDIELAKKRFAELMRGAR from the coding sequence ATGAAGCTTCTACGATTCCTTGGGGACTCGCTCACGTGCTTGCGGGAGTTCCCCGAGGATGCCAGGCACGATGCCGGCTACCAATTGGATAAGGTACAACGCGGAGAACAGCCGGACGATTTCAAGCCGATGCCTTCCATCGGCAAGGGTGTCGAAGAAATCCGGACGTGTGACGACACCGGCACATACCGCGTGGTCTACACGGCCAGGCGGGCCGATGCAGTCTTCGTGCTGCACGCGTTCCAGAAGAAAACGCAGACGACGGCCAAGCGCGACATCGAGCTTGCTAAAAAGCGATTCGCCGAACTGATGAGAGGTGCCCGATGA
- a CDS encoding XRE family transcriptional regulator, with protein MTKSKTKIFSSVWDAIADTPEQAANLQARAELMQQIAAIIKAKDWKQADAAAHCGVTQPRINDLLRGRVSRFSLDALVNIATALGRRVHVELEVA; from the coding sequence ATGACCAAGAGCAAAACCAAGATTTTCAGCAGTGTGTGGGATGCGATTGCCGACACCCCAGAGCAGGCAGCCAATCTTCAGGCGCGGGCCGAACTGATGCAGCAGATCGCGGCTATCATCAAGGCCAAGGACTGGAAGCAGGCTGACGCTGCAGCCCATTGCGGCGTCACCCAGCCGCGCATCAATGACCTGTTGCGCGGGAGGGTGTCGCGGTTCTCACTGGATGCTTTGGTGAATATCGCCACGGCGCTTGGCCGGCGCGTGCACGTGGAGTTAGAAGTAGCATAG
- a CDS encoding DUF4239 domain-containing protein, with the protein MAGESGLSYNAIAFLLILGLFAGMLLMLTIGQRWGKRSLGQETDVVRSRLTGVETAIFGLMGLMIAFTFSGAAARYELRRELVVEEANAIGTAYLRLDLLPAASQPALREKFRQYTEARIAVYRLLPDIGASNARAAVGMTLQNEIWTGALAGLKESPPQATIVMVPALNQMIDVTTTRAIAARTHTPILIFAILLILGLVCSLLAGYVLAYTNSRNIRLHVFTFAIVVTLTIYVIFDLDYPRFGFIQLDFADQALIDLLAGMK; encoded by the coding sequence ATGGCTGGTGAGTCTGGTCTGAGTTATAACGCCATCGCATTCTTACTGATCCTGGGTCTCTTTGCCGGCATGCTCCTGATGCTGACAATCGGGCAGCGATGGGGAAAGCGAAGCCTCGGACAGGAGACGGATGTCGTTCGCTCGCGACTGACAGGAGTCGAAACCGCCATCTTCGGCCTCATGGGTTTGATGATTGCGTTCACGTTCTCGGGCGCCGCTGCCCGATATGAGCTGCGCCGGGAGTTGGTCGTGGAGGAAGCGAATGCCATCGGCACGGCCTATTTACGGCTCGATCTCCTGCCGGCTGCGTCGCAACCGGCGCTGCGGGAGAAGTTTCGCCAGTATACCGAAGCGCGCATCGCGGTCTATAGGCTGTTGCCCGACATCGGGGCCTCTAACGCGCGGGCAGCGGTTGGCATGACGTTGCAGAATGAGATTTGGACCGGGGCTCTCGCTGGATTGAAAGAGTCGCCGCCGCAGGCGACGATCGTCATGGTTCCGGCGCTGAACCAGATGATCGACGTGACCACTACTCGCGCCATTGCGGCGCGGACTCACACCCCCATATTAATTTTTGCCATCCTTCTGATTCTCGGGCTGGTCTGTTCCTTGCTGGCCGGGTATGTGTTGGCTTACACCAATTCACGCAACATCAGGCTCCACGTATTCACGTTCGCTATCGTTGTGACGCTCACCATTTATGTGATCTTCGATCTCGACTACCCGCGGTTCGGTTTCATTCAGCTCGATTTTGCCGACCAGGCGCTCATCGATCTCCTGGCCGGGATGAAGTAA
- a CDS encoding cation:proton antiporter, translating to MDNITDLFALTKTTITHLPLLVRFMIGFTVFLLVPGISERLKIPGMVGLILVGLLGGPSGIDIWPDNPVLLTAFSEVGVLLVLFYAGLEIDLAVFKRVGGRAITFGLATLLLPLSAGAGLGYLMGYELNAAILIGSLIASHTLLGFPILQKLGLAGREPVLVTISGTIFTDIVALLILAVCVQIHHTGFDKATLALEIIEVVAYAAIVLFVVSRIASYVMSKYSANHDMQLLALLLIITVCSLLAQVIHLEPIVGAFLAGVAASRSLQGTKAREHIEVIGNTLFIPAFFFMIGMRINAGETLRMLWDNPLFSAGLVLALFGAKFLAAWSVGWLSGYSVLDRLNMWSLTLPQVAATIAATVVAHRTINSAGEPLIDKTVVSGIFVLVMLTATFGPILTGRFSNAIHRRESSLAAELPLETAR from the coding sequence ATGGACAATATTACAGACTTATTCGCGCTGACCAAGACAACCATTACCCATCTGCCGTTATTAGTGCGTTTCATGATCGGGTTCACCGTCTTCCTGTTAGTTCCAGGCATCAGCGAGCGATTGAAGATTCCTGGCATGGTGGGCTTGATCCTGGTGGGACTGCTCGGAGGGCCGAGCGGCATCGACATCTGGCCCGACAATCCGGTGTTATTGACCGCCTTCTCAGAGGTGGGGGTGCTCTTGGTTCTGTTCTATGCCGGCCTGGAAATCGATCTCGCCGTCTTTAAGCGGGTGGGCGGACGTGCCATCACTTTCGGCCTGGCGACATTGCTCTTGCCGCTCTCGGCCGGGGCCGGCTTGGGCTATCTCATGGGGTATGAACTCAACGCCGCCATCCTGATCGGCTCGCTCATCGCTTCGCACACTCTGCTCGGTTTCCCGATTCTGCAAAAGCTCGGTCTGGCCGGCCGCGAACCGGTGTTGGTGACCATCAGCGGGACCATCTTCACGGACATTGTCGCGCTACTGATCCTCGCGGTCTGCGTGCAGATCCACCACACCGGTTTCGACAAAGCCACCCTGGCGCTGGAGATCATCGAAGTCGTGGCCTATGCCGCAATCGTCCTCTTCGTGGTCAGCCGCATCGCCAGTTATGTGATGAGCAAGTATTCGGCCAACCACGACATGCAGTTGCTCGCGCTGCTGCTCATCATCACCGTATGTTCGCTACTGGCCCAAGTGATTCATCTGGAGCCGATCGTCGGCGCCTTCCTCGCCGGCGTCGCAGCCAGCCGTTCGTTGCAAGGCACGAAGGCGCGCGAGCATATCGAGGTGATCGGCAATACTCTCTTCATCCCGGCCTTCTTCTTCATGATCGGCATGAGGATCAACGCCGGCGAAACTCTGCGCATGCTGTGGGACAACCCGCTGTTCTCGGCAGGACTGGTGCTCGCCCTGTTCGGCGCAAAATTTCTGGCCGCTTGGAGCGTGGGCTGGCTGTCTGGCTATTCCGTCCTCGATCGTCTCAACATGTGGTCGCTGACTTTGCCCCAGGTCGCCGCCACCATTGCCGCCACTGTCGTTGCCCACAGGACCATTAATTCCGCCGGCGAACCCCTGATCGACAAGACCGTGGTGAGCGGCATCTTCGTGCTGGTGATGCTGACCGCCACCTTCGGGCCGATCCTGACCGGGCGTTTCAGCAATGCGATTCACCGGAGGGAGTCGTCTCTCGCGGCAGAGCTGCCCCTTGAAACGGCACGATGA
- a CDS encoding antitoxin, protein MPRTTVDIDPPVLREIKSLQKKEHRALGQIISQLLSEALARRRTTRKAPSFKWTSRSMRAFVDLTDKETHYAILDEKKT, encoded by the coding sequence ATGCCGCGAACCACTGTTGACATTGACCCGCCTGTTCTCAGGGAGATTAAGTCTCTCCAGAAGAAGGAGCATCGCGCACTGGGACAAATTATTTCCCAGCTCTTGTCCGAAGCTCTTGCAAGACGGAGGACCACGCGGAAAGCGCCATCTTTCAAATGGACATCACGATCGATGCGGGCCTTCGTCGATCTGACGGATAAGGAAACGCACTACGCTATTCTCGATGAGAAAAAGACGTGA
- the atpG gene encoding ATP synthase F1 subunit gamma has translation MPSLQSVKRKINSVKKTQKITKAMKMVAAAKLKRAQQRILAFRPYGLRMRQAITDLSVRTNRTAHPLLQKRPVKNIRVSVVTSDRGLCGAFNANIFRKAFQVIEECEARGAKVSVGVVGKKGGDFFRRRHWPIHDPFINIFERLSFEHAIEIGTAGTEAYRTEVFDEIHVVYNEFKSAVQQRVIVEKLLPIEPFEDTGAAPTGGAFLFEPDEEELLAVLLPKWAQAQIYRILLESSAAEQAARMSAMDGATRNAGELIKSLTVYYNKTRQAAITKELMDIVGGAEALK, from the coding sequence ATGCCGAGCCTTCAATCCGTGAAACGGAAAATCAATTCCGTCAAGAAAACCCAGAAAATCACGAAAGCCATGAAAATGGTGGCGGCGGCGAAGCTGAAACGTGCGCAACAGCGCATTCTGGCGTTTCGCCCTTATGGATTACGGATGCGCCAAGCAATCACGGATCTGAGTGTCCGGACAAATCGAACAGCGCACCCGCTCCTCCAGAAACGCCCGGTCAAGAACATTCGAGTATCAGTCGTGACAAGCGACCGCGGGTTGTGCGGTGCCTTCAATGCCAACATTTTTCGCAAGGCCTTCCAGGTTATCGAGGAATGCGAGGCGCGGGGCGCAAAAGTGAGCGTTGGAGTGGTCGGCAAAAAAGGAGGCGACTTTTTTCGACGTCGCCATTGGCCGATCCACGATCCCTTCATCAATATCTTTGAGCGACTGAGCTTTGAACATGCCATCGAGATCGGCACGGCCGGGACTGAAGCCTACCGGACCGAGGTGTTTGATGAAATCCATGTCGTCTACAACGAATTTAAATCGGCCGTCCAGCAACGAGTCATCGTCGAAAAATTGCTCCCGATCGAGCCTTTCGAGGACACCGGAGCGGCTCCTACGGGAGGCGCCTTTCTGTTCGAACCAGACGAGGAAGAGTTGCTTGCCGTGCTGCTTCCCAAGTGGGCCCAGGCCCAGATCTACCGAATCCTATTGGAGTCATCGGCTGCTGAACAGGCAGCGCGTATGTCGGCCATGGACGGCGCCACGCGGAACGCCGGTGAGCTGATCAAATCGTTGACGGTCTACTACAACAAGACCAGGCAAGCGGCAATCACCAAGGAACTGATGGACATTGTGGGTGGCGCGGAAGCTTTGAAATAG
- a CDS encoding fructose-bisphosphate aldolase class I, producing the protein MGRQELEQTARELVADGKGILAADETVSTITKRFDALKITSTEDSRRTYREMFFTTPGAAAFISGVIMYDETIRQKNAAGVPLAEVLSKQGIIPGIKVDTGAKELTGSPEEKMTEGLDGLRDRLKEYAAMGARFAKWRAVIRITDTLPSPMCVNVNAHALARYAALCQEQGIVPIVEPEVLMDGAHTIERCDEVTSSVLHTVFDALFEQCVRLEGMLLKPSMVIAGKVCPRQASVQEVATATLRCLRRHVPAAVPGIVFLSGGQPSVTATAHLDAINRLDGPKPWSISFSYGRALQDVALEAWHGKKENLKAAQQAFHHRAKCNSEAALGRYTDKLEREPAGANAPAHRPDWHDD; encoded by the coding sequence ATGGGACGACAAGAGCTGGAACAGACGGCAAGAGAGCTGGTCGCCGACGGCAAGGGTATTCTGGCAGCAGATGAAACGGTTTCCACGATCACCAAGCGGTTCGACGCCTTAAAAATTACCTCCACCGAGGACAGCCGCCGCACCTATCGCGAAATGTTTTTTACGACGCCGGGCGCTGCCGCTTTTATCAGCGGCGTCATTATGTATGACGAGACCATCCGCCAGAAGAATGCGGCAGGGGTACCGTTGGCCGAGGTGTTGTCCAAGCAGGGGATTATTCCGGGGATCAAAGTAGATACCGGCGCAAAGGAGCTTACCGGTTCACCGGAGGAAAAAATGACTGAAGGGCTCGATGGGCTCCGGGACCGTCTGAAGGAATACGCGGCCATGGGCGCACGATTCGCCAAGTGGCGAGCAGTCATTCGCATCACCGACACCCTACCCAGCCCGATGTGTGTGAACGTCAACGCCCATGCGCTGGCCCGGTATGCCGCCTTGTGCCAGGAACAAGGCATCGTGCCGATCGTGGAGCCGGAGGTTCTGATGGACGGGGCTCACACCATTGAACGCTGTGACGAGGTCACGAGTTCCGTGCTCCATACGGTCTTCGACGCGCTCTTCGAGCAGTGCGTCAGGCTGGAAGGTATGCTCTTGAAACCCAGCATGGTGATCGCCGGAAAAGTGTGCCCCAGGCAGGCTTCCGTGCAGGAGGTCGCAACGGCCACGTTGCGCTGCTTGCGCCGCCATGTGCCGGCGGCGGTTCCCGGCATCGTGTTCCTGTCCGGCGGGCAGCCGAGCGTGACGGCGACCGCGCATCTCGATGCCATCAATCGCCTGGACGGACCGAAACCCTGGTCGATCAGTTTTTCATACGGTCGCGCCTTGCAGGACGTGGCATTGGAAGCCTGGCACGGGAAAAAGGAAAACTTGAAGGCGGCCCAACAGGCCTTCCATCATCGGGCCAAGTGCAACAGCGAGGCGGCATTGGGCCGCTATACCGACAAGCTGGAGCGCGAACCGGCCGGTGCAAATGCGCCGGCGCATCGCCCGGACTGGCACGATGACTGA
- a CDS encoding acetate kinase, with protein sequence MQVLVINSGSSSVKFRLVEVVEEPGGGLTTRPALLQGAVKGIGGVASFEVTGQAADRSTTTLEIRDHAHALRVLLDRLAGSLGKVEAVGHRVVHGGDQYVRSTMVTEQVEAGIDALSELAPLHNPSCLAGIRGARAAFGPTLPMVAVFDTAFHRTMPEVARRYALPVDLAERHRIRRYGFHGIAHASLADGYATVTGIPLEEVRLITLQLGNGCSVAAIAQGRSVETSMGFTPLEGLVMGTRSGDVDASIVGYLSDREKVEAAEVERWLNERSGLLGLSGRSNDMRELLRAVGQEQDKRAEFAIDLFCYRARKYLGSYLAVLGGADAVVFGGGIGENAPEIRDRICKKMEWCGLRLDPDFNQAAVGLAPGRAAKISADGSRLAAYVVAADEETWIARETVQCVRGGQS encoded by the coding sequence ATGCAGGTTCTGGTGATCAACAGCGGGAGTTCGTCGGTCAAATTTCGCCTCGTGGAAGTGGTCGAAGAACCGGGGGGCGGACTGACAACCAGGCCGGCGTTGCTCCAGGGCGCCGTGAAGGGCATTGGAGGCGTCGCAAGCTTTGAGGTGACGGGGCAGGCTGCAGACCGTTCGACGACGACGTTGGAGATTCGGGACCATGCGCATGCGTTGCGTGTTCTGCTCGATCGTCTCGCCGGCTCTCTGGGTAAGGTTGAAGCGGTCGGGCATCGGGTGGTGCACGGAGGAGATCAGTACGTGAGGTCCACAATGGTTACTGAGCAGGTCGAGGCCGGAATCGACGCGCTGTCCGAGTTGGCGCCCCTGCACAATCCCTCGTGCCTCGCAGGGATCCGCGGAGCGCGGGCGGCTTTTGGCCCGACGTTACCGATGGTGGCCGTGTTCGACACGGCCTTTCACCGGACCATGCCGGAAGTCGCCAGGCGGTATGCGCTTCCTGTTGACCTGGCCGAGCGGCATCGAATCCGTCGCTATGGTTTTCATGGGATTGCGCACGCTTCGCTTGCGGATGGGTACGCGACGGTTACGGGGATTCCCTTGGAGGAGGTGCGTCTGATCACCCTGCAGTTGGGCAATGGCTGCTCCGTCGCCGCGATTGCACAAGGCCGGTCGGTCGAAACCTCGATGGGGTTCACCCCGCTGGAGGGGTTGGTGATGGGGACACGCTCGGGCGATGTGGATGCCTCCATTGTCGGCTATTTGTCCGACCGGGAGAAGGTCGAAGCAGCTGAAGTCGAGCGGTGGCTCAACGAGCGATCGGGCCTCCTGGGGCTCTCAGGCCGGTCAAACGACATGCGGGAGTTGCTCCGCGCGGTCGGGCAGGAACAGGACAAACGAGCGGAGTTCGCCATTGATCTGTTCTGCTATCGGGCGCGCAAGTATCTCGGTTCCTACCTTGCCGTGTTAGGCGGCGCCGATGCCGTCGTCTTCGGAGGGGGAATTGGAGAAAACGCACCGGAGATTCGGGACCGGATTTGCAAGAAGATGGAATGGTGCGGCTTGAGGCTCGATCCAGACTTCAATCAAGCGGCGGTCGGGCTTGCGCCCGGTCGCGCAGCGAAAATCAGTGCGGATGGATCGCGGTTGGCGGCCTACGTGGTCGCGGCGGACGAAGAAACCTGGATCGCCAGGGAGACGGTTCAGTGCGTGCGAGGCGGACAGTCATAA